The Candidatus Eremiobacterota bacterium genome has a window encoding:
- a CDS encoding thiamine pyrophosphate-dependent dehydrogenase E1 component subunit alpha yields MATSTASPPELSREQLLKLYRDMLTQRAVDTRGFQLNRQGKIGIAMGSEGHEAVQAGTGLAFQRGKDLLYPYYRNTGIILACGFPLVDLFRSQLARAGDTTGGRSIINHVTAKKLGIASISSIIAAQCTHAVGAAWAIKRSGERDRVVFCQFGEGATSQGEWHEALNFAAVHALPVVFTCENNQWAISTHISKQMRVDTVAARAAGYGMRGMTCDGFDPIAVYTTMRDAREHAAAGNGPVLVESKCYRFLSHTTDDDDRTYRTRDEVAEHRPNDPVPKYEHYLIDRGVITEDEAKTIRREITDLVNRTTDEVESEPYPDPHTLYGNTYAGPDDAWLES; encoded by the coding sequence ATGGCGACCAGCACCGCGAGCCCACCGGAGCTTTCCCGCGAGCAGCTGCTCAAGCTCTACCGCGACATGCTGACCCAGCGCGCGGTCGACACGCGCGGCTTCCAGCTCAACCGGCAAGGAAAGATCGGGATCGCGATGGGTTCCGAAGGCCACGAAGCGGTTCAGGCGGGAACCGGCCTCGCGTTCCAGCGCGGCAAAGATTTGCTCTACCCGTACTATCGCAACACCGGCATCATTTTGGCGTGCGGCTTTCCGCTGGTCGATCTGTTTCGCTCGCAGCTCGCGCGCGCCGGCGACACCACGGGCGGCCGATCGATCATCAACCACGTCACCGCGAAGAAGCTCGGGATCGCGTCGATCAGCTCGATCATCGCGGCACAGTGCACGCACGCCGTCGGCGCGGCCTGGGCGATCAAGCGGAGCGGCGAACGCGACCGCGTCGTCTTCTGCCAGTTCGGCGAAGGCGCGACCTCACAAGGCGAGTGGCACGAAGCGCTGAACTTTGCGGCGGTCCACGCGCTGCCGGTCGTGTTCACGTGCGAGAACAACCAGTGGGCGATCTCGACCCACATCAGCAAGCAGATGCGTGTCGACACCGTCGCCGCGCGCGCCGCCGGCTACGGCATGCGCGGGATGACGTGCGACGGCTTCGACCCGATCGCCGTCTACACGACGATGCGCGACGCGCGCGAGCACGCCGCAGCCGGGAACGGCCCGGTCCTCGTGGAGTCGAAGTGCTACCGTTTCCTCTCGCACACCACGGACGACGACGATCGCACTTACCGCACCCGCGACGAAGTCGCCGAGCACCGCCCCAACGACCCGGTCCCGAAGTACGAACATTACCTGATCGACCGCGGCGTCATCACGGAAGACGAAGCCAAAACGATCCGACGCGAGATCACCGACCTCGTCAACCGCACCACCGACGAAGTCGAATCCGAACCGTACCCCGACCCCCACACCCTCTACGGCAACACCTACGCCGGCCCCGACGACGCGTGGCTTGAATCTTAG
- a CDS encoding NAD(P)/FAD-dependent oxidoreductase, whose amino-acid sequence MTRIVVLGGGFAGVAVARRLEKKLRRDEAEIAIVSRDNFTLFTPMLPEVSSGGLEARHVATPVRAQLRRTSFVLGEIAQIDLAAKAVEAQHPLTGERTRLTYDHLVLALGSVTSTFNIPGVAEHTLPLKTLEDAETLRNRIVASLEQAVVTPPGPARERLLTFAVVGGGYTGCECAGELVDFFHSIVKFYRPLKLAEVRMVLIEAAKALLIDLPEKMGRYTAKHLARRGVELILGDGVTGIDQHGIALQSGTIVPSNTVVWSAGVRPSPVLRDLPVPHARNGGILANQDMSVRETPGVWALGDCAWIPSQPNADPNDKDSWYPATAQHAIREGPQLAENIVATLRGKPTKPFHYTSLGTMASLGGRRGVAQLPGGIVLTGWLAWFLWRTYYLLRLPGLDRQVRVAFDWSVGVLFPRDIAELRLYTERGQLQAVRDAGLLPSGTSTSSGGP is encoded by the coding sequence ATGACACGCATCGTCGTCCTGGGCGGCGGGTTCGCCGGCGTCGCGGTCGCGCGGCGGCTGGAGAAGAAGCTGCGGCGCGACGAGGCGGAGATCGCGATCGTGAGCCGCGACAACTTCACGCTGTTCACGCCGATGCTCCCCGAGGTGAGCTCCGGCGGCTTGGAGGCGCGGCACGTCGCGACGCCGGTGCGCGCGCAGTTGCGCCGCACGTCGTTCGTCCTCGGTGAGATCGCGCAGATCGACTTGGCGGCGAAAGCGGTCGAGGCGCAGCACCCGCTCACCGGTGAGCGGACGCGGCTGACGTACGACCACCTCGTCCTCGCGCTGGGCAGCGTCACCTCGACGTTCAACATTCCGGGCGTCGCCGAGCACACGCTGCCGCTGAAGACGCTCGAGGACGCGGAGACCTTGCGCAACCGCATCGTCGCGTCGCTCGAGCAAGCCGTCGTCACGCCGCCCGGCCCGGCGCGCGAGCGGCTGCTCACGTTTGCCGTCGTCGGCGGCGGCTACACCGGCTGCGAGTGCGCCGGCGAGCTGGTCGACTTCTTTCATTCGATCGTGAAGTTCTACCGCCCGCTGAAGCTCGCCGAGGTGCGAATGGTGTTGATCGAAGCAGCGAAGGCGCTGCTGATCGATCTGCCGGAGAAGATGGGGCGCTACACCGCGAAGCACCTCGCGCGGCGCGGCGTCGAGCTGATCCTGGGCGACGGCGTGACGGGCATCGACCAGCACGGCATCGCGCTGCAGTCGGGAACGATCGTTCCGTCCAACACCGTCGTGTGGAGCGCAGGCGTGCGGCCCTCGCCGGTGCTGCGCGATCTGCCCGTGCCGCACGCGCGCAACGGCGGAATCTTGGCGAACCAAGACATGTCGGTGCGCGAGACGCCCGGCGTGTGGGCGCTCGGCGACTGCGCGTGGATTCCCTCGCAGCCGAACGCCGACCCGAACGACAAGGACTCCTGGTATCCGGCGACCGCGCAGCACGCGATTCGCGAAGGGCCGCAGCTCGCGGAGAACATCGTCGCGACGCTGCGCGGCAAGCCGACGAAGCCGTTTCACTACACCTCGCTCGGAACGATGGCCTCGCTCGGCGGCCGCCGCGGCGTCGCGCAGCTTCCGGGCGGCATCGTGCTGACCGGGTGGCTGGCGTGGTTCTTGTGGCGCACGTATTACCTGCTGCGGCTTCCGGGGCTCGACCGTCAGGTGCGCGTCGCGTTCGACTGGAGCGTCGGCGTGCTGTTCCCGCGCGACATCGCCGAGTTGCGCCTCTACACCGAGCGCGGCCAGCTGCAAGCGGTGCGCGACGCCGGCTTGCTGCCGTCCGGCACCAGCACGTCGAGCGGCGGCCCTTGA
- a CDS encoding phosphotransferase yields MRRYGRLHVTRAAIAFEHAIMTHAAARMPEIAAPLRDAEGNTVVTAPDGGLAAVLPWIDGETNRRDPATMRAAVRVLARFHVAMRGVHLAGGMRSTRLAGHLPWLRERFNRFASDPLLARALDWSALVTATTAATARVVPLAARLPHVVVHGDGNPGNFVSTAPGEVAGLIDFDFAHETERVYDLGVFLDEFARPRFAAPLDLALIGPLLDAYASEAPLAASERALIPEAMVAHAAMLVWYVVTRHGERVPGDVGGAPVYAARVAEIVAQAGAIRARSRAA; encoded by the coding sequence GTGCGCCGCTACGGCCGGCTGCACGTGACGCGCGCGGCGATCGCGTTCGAGCACGCGATCATGACGCACGCCGCGGCACGCATGCCCGAGATCGCCGCGCCGCTGCGCGACGCCGAAGGGAATACCGTCGTGACCGCGCCGGACGGCGGCCTCGCAGCCGTGCTGCCGTGGATCGACGGCGAGACGAACCGCCGCGATCCGGCGACGATGCGCGCGGCGGTCCGGGTGCTGGCGCGCTTTCACGTTGCGATGCGCGGCGTCCACCTCGCCGGCGGGATGCGCAGCACGCGCCTCGCCGGCCACCTGCCGTGGCTGCGCGAGCGCTTCAACCGCTTCGCGAGCGATCCGCTCCTCGCGCGCGCGCTCGACTGGAGCGCGCTCGTCACCGCGACGACGGCGGCGACGGCGCGCGTCGTGCCGCTCGCCGCGCGGCTCCCGCACGTCGTCGTGCACGGCGACGGAAACCCCGGCAACTTCGTCAGCACCGCGCCGGGCGAAGTGGCCGGATTGATCGACTTCGACTTCGCGCACGAGACCGAGCGCGTCTACGACCTCGGCGTGTTTCTCGACGAGTTCGCGCGCCCGCGCTTCGCCGCGCCGCTCGATCTTGCGCTGATCGGCCCGCTGCTCGACGCGTACGCGAGCGAAGCGCCGCTCGCCGCGAGCGAGCGCGCGCTCATCCCCGAAGCGATGGTCGCACACGCTGCCATGCTGGTCTGGTACGTCGTCACCCGCCACGGCGAGCGCGTCCCCGGCGACGTCGGCGGCGCGCCCGTCTATGCGGCGCGCGTCGCGGAGATCGTCGCGCAGGCCGGCGCGATCCGGGCCCGAAGCCGCGCCGCATGA
- a CDS encoding N-acetylmuramoyl-L-alanine amidase translates to MHHPIALAQPVSIRDWRPELPPGELRSISLHWTAHDYEQVFPAYHFVLTRPDDVLVHHTHDLRENMRDVRLDPALPYAPHTRGRNSWSIGLSIAAMRGATPSDFGAYPLTEPQLDALCRVAATLAAFYGIDVANVRTHAEAALADGYFGAGLESTRWDIARLRPSPEPLLPDEATATGDWFRNRIAGLLAKRR, encoded by the coding sequence GTGCATCATCCGATAGCTCTTGCCCAGCCCGTCTCCATCCGCGATTGGAGACCCGAGCTCCCGCCTGGTGAGCTGCGCTCGATCTCGCTGCATTGGACCGCCCACGACTACGAGCAGGTCTTTCCGGCCTACCACTTCGTGCTGACCCGGCCCGACGACGTGCTGGTCCACCACACGCACGACCTGCGCGAGAACATGCGCGACGTGCGGCTCGATCCGGCGCTGCCGTACGCGCCGCACACGCGCGGCCGCAACTCGTGGTCGATCGGGCTGTCGATCGCGGCGATGCGCGGCGCGACGCCGTCCGACTTCGGCGCGTATCCGCTGACGGAGCCGCAGCTCGACGCGCTCTGCCGCGTCGCCGCGACGCTGGCGGCGTTCTACGGGATCGACGTCGCGAACGTGCGCACGCACGCCGAGGCGGCGCTCGCCGACGGCTACTTCGGCGCCGGGCTCGAGTCGACGCGCTGGGACATCGCGCGGCTGCGCCCCTCGCCGGAACCGCTGCTGCCCGACGAAGCGACCGCGACCGGCGACTGGTTCCGCAACCGCATCGCGGGTCTGCTCGCGAAGCGACGCTGA
- a CDS encoding DUF2029 domain-containing protein has product MWRVERTVDGVDPSREELLPYVGPAAALPLYGALARFPFLLAVRVWTALLVLGLLALGWCALALAARPAQPRARTVATVLAALLFAAASGAVTSALALGQVALLSAAGIAGALLAYARRATLAGAFATLLAGLQPNLALALLARLRDRATLLSAALGALAFGALTLFAGGGAGGFVTYLRLLGAHGNAERFVIIQHTPAAIAYAFGAPDNLASGLGVACALSAVVAVVAVAFAARLPARDGTLLALAALPFAVPFFHEHDFAVELIPLVVLSALTRGAARAWSGVAAALVLVDWLDLAQRPAAAGQVVALGIAVAFAFVALGPGARATRADLAPFAALAVLACCALPLARAHPAPTWPDMLPAAYRAPANADASAAWSDEQRAAGLAARNPTAAALRVLPLAGCILLGFTIMIASRAERD; this is encoded by the coding sequence GTGTGGCGCGTCGAGCGCACGGTCGACGGCGTCGATCCCTCGCGCGAGGAGCTGCTGCCGTACGTCGGCCCCGCCGCCGCGCTCCCGCTCTACGGTGCGCTCGCGCGGTTTCCGTTCTTGCTCGCGGTGCGCGTCTGGACGGCGCTGCTGGTCCTCGGGCTGCTCGCGCTCGGGTGGTGTGCGCTCGCGCTCGCCGCGCGCCCTGCGCAGCCGCGCGCGCGCACCGTCGCGACCGTGCTCGCCGCGCTGCTCTTCGCCGCTGCGAGCGGCGCGGTGACGAGCGCGCTCGCGCTCGGCCAAGTCGCGCTGCTCTCCGCGGCCGGGATCGCCGGCGCGCTGCTGGCGTACGCGCGCCGCGCGACGCTCGCCGGAGCGTTCGCGACGCTCCTCGCCGGACTGCAGCCGAACCTCGCGCTCGCGCTGCTGGCACGCCTGCGCGACCGTGCCACGTTGCTCTCGGCGGCGCTTGGCGCGCTCGCGTTCGGCGCGCTGACGCTCTTCGCCGGTGGCGGCGCCGGCGGCTTCGTGACGTACCTGCGCCTGCTCGGCGCGCACGGCAACGCCGAGCGCTTCGTCATCATCCAGCACACGCCGGCCGCGATCGCCTACGCGTTCGGCGCGCCTGACAACCTCGCGTCGGGACTGGGCGTCGCGTGCGCGCTGAGCGCGGTCGTCGCCGTCGTCGCGGTCGCGTTCGCCGCGCGGCTTCCGGCGCGCGACGGAACGCTGCTCGCGCTCGCCGCGCTGCCGTTCGCGGTCCCGTTCTTCCACGAGCACGACTTCGCGGTCGAATTGATCCCGCTCGTCGTGCTGTCCGCGCTCACGCGCGGAGCCGCGCGCGCGTGGAGCGGTGTCGCCGCCGCGCTGGTGCTCGTCGACTGGCTCGACCTCGCGCAGCGTCCCGCCGCCGCCGGACAGGTCGTCGCGCTCGGCATCGCGGTGGCGTTCGCGTTCGTCGCGCTCGGCCCCGGCGCGCGCGCGACGCGCGCCGACCTCGCGCCGTTCGCGGCGCTCGCCGTGCTGGCGTGCTGCGCGCTCCCGCTCGCGCGCGCGCACCCCGCGCCCACCTGGCCCGACATGCTGCCCGCGGCGTACCGCGCGCCCGCGAACGCCGACGCAAGCGCCGCATGGTCCGACGAGCAGCGCGCCGCCGGCCTCGCCGCCCGCAACCCCACCGCCGCCGCCCTACGCGTCCTCCCCCTCGCCGGCTGCATCCTCTTGGGTTTTACTATAATGATCGCCTCACGCGCGGAGCGCGACTAA
- a CDS encoding peptide ABC transporter substrate-binding protein, which yields MKRGFAFVLAVLLLAGAGSPGGAAEGRKNAFTIPHTLRIGDTQDFDSLNPHLATAITLGNLSQLTMAYLVRYGPDNRPVPELATVVPTEANGGIGKDGRTITWHLREGVKWSDGAPFDADDVVFSTNAVNNPANNEVGRDGWDLITKIDEPNKHTVVFHLKRPYSGYLPTFFGSAGANPCILPKHILGNLPNINNAPYNSKPVGIGPFRYTEWVRADHVTLEANPYYWRGQPKIKKVIYKIIPDRNTLLTQLETGEVDLWAYVPPAYAGRAMALKTTGHVREPGAVYQHLDFNTTRPALRERAVRAALRLALDRPEMVRKINHGIGIVQESPISPAIPISSEIPFVGYDVAKANKLLDDAGWKRGPDGIRAKNGVRLNLEWASTTGSPDADSRIELIRSMWKQIGVAFDLKHYNPALFFQLRGGIVYDGKFDVTAFGWQMTPDGDLNPFNSCALMPPNGQNVTRLCDKRLEALLQQQKSTYDEEKRKAIAAQAVRIIDEEVPYVVLYIQESVHVYNDDLTGWHPNSQTPFDDFLNVDI from the coding sequence GTGAAGAGAGGTTTCGCGTTCGTGCTGGCGGTGCTGCTGCTCGCCGGCGCCGGCTCGCCGGGCGGTGCGGCGGAGGGGCGCAAGAACGCGTTCACGATCCCGCACACGCTGCGCATCGGCGACACGCAAGACTTCGACAGCCTCAACCCGCACCTGGCGACCGCGATCACGCTCGGCAACCTCTCGCAGCTCACGATGGCGTACCTGGTCCGCTACGGCCCCGACAACCGGCCCGTGCCGGAGCTGGCGACGGTCGTCCCGACCGAGGCGAACGGCGGGATCGGCAAGGACGGGCGCACGATCACCTGGCACCTGCGCGAGGGCGTGAAGTGGTCGGACGGCGCGCCGTTCGACGCCGACGATGTCGTCTTCTCGACGAACGCCGTGAACAACCCGGCGAACAACGAGGTGGGGCGCGACGGCTGGGACCTCATCACGAAGATCGACGAGCCGAACAAGCACACCGTCGTCTTTCACCTGAAGAGACCGTACTCGGGCTACTTGCCGACGTTCTTCGGCTCGGCCGGCGCGAACCCGTGCATCCTGCCCAAGCACATCCTCGGCAACCTGCCGAACATCAACAACGCGCCGTACAACTCCAAGCCGGTCGGGATCGGCCCGTTCCGCTACACGGAGTGGGTGCGCGCCGACCACGTGACGCTCGAGGCGAACCCGTACTACTGGCGCGGCCAACCGAAGATCAAGAAGGTGATCTACAAGATCATCCCCGACCGCAACACGCTGCTCACGCAGCTCGAGACCGGCGAGGTCGACCTGTGGGCGTACGTTCCGCCCGCGTACGCCGGCCGCGCGATGGCGCTGAAGACGACCGGGCACGTGCGCGAGCCGGGCGCGGTCTACCAACACCTCGACTTCAACACGACGCGCCCGGCGCTGCGCGAGCGCGCGGTCCGAGCGGCGCTGCGGCTCGCGCTCGACCGCCCCGAGATGGTGCGGAAGATCAACCACGGAATCGGAATCGTCCAAGAGTCGCCGATCTCGCCGGCGATCCCGATCAGCTCGGAGATCCCGTTCGTCGGCTACGACGTCGCAAAGGCGAACAAGCTGCTCGACGACGCCGGCTGGAAGCGCGGCCCGGACGGGATCCGCGCGAAGAACGGGGTGCGGCTGAACCTGGAGTGGGCGAGCACGACGGGGAGCCCCGATGCCGACTCGCGGATCGAGCTGATCCGCAGCATGTGGAAGCAGATCGGGGTCGCCTTCGACCTCAAGCACTACAACCCGGCGCTCTTCTTTCAGCTGCGCGGCGGGATCGTCTACGACGGCAAGTTCGACGTTACCGCGTTCGGCTGGCAGATGACTCCGGACGGCGACCTCAACCCCTTCAACTCGTGCGCGCTGATGCCGCCGAACGGCCAGAACGTCACGCGGCTCTGCGACAAACGGCTCGAGGCGCTGCTGCAGCAGCAGAAGAGCACCTACGACGAAGAAAAGCGCAAGGCGATCGCCGCCCAAGCGGTGCGGATCATCGACGAAGAGGTCCCCTACGTCGTGCTCTACATCCAAGAGAGCGTGCACGTGTACAACGACGACCTCACCGGCTGGCACCCCAACAGCCAGACGCCATTCGACGATTTCCTGAACGTCGACATTTAG
- a CDS encoding peptide ABC transporter substrate-binding protein: MKRTVAFALAGLLLAGCTKTATQTGTAASGGGTNSYTIPHTLRIGDTQDFDNLNPHLSTSLILGNLNQLTMAYLVRYDAHNEPTPELATEVPTEENGGISKDGLTITWHLRKGVKWSDGAPFDADDVVFSTNAVNNPKNNEVGRDGWDLITKIDEPDKYTVVYHLKKKYSGYLPSFFGSAGANPCVIPKHILGNLPDINHAPYNSKPVGIGPFRYVDWVRGDHITLEANPYYWRGVPKIKKVIYRVIPDRNTLVTQLQTGELDMWTFIPAAYVDRVTALPHVARYRGPSYLYTHIDFNTSHPALKEQAVRAALRLATDRKTILEKVSHGVGILQESLITPASPLYEPLPSVPYDVAQANKVLDDAGWVRGPDGVRAKNGVRLDLDVATIAGNQDVDARIEQLRSDWQQIGVKVTPKHYNSALFFQVTGGILYGGKWDVTTFAWQLTPDGDLNTTNSCTNFPPNGQNVTRLCDPRLEKWLQLQKVTYSEAARKPIVTNAVKQIIADVPYEVLYVSEDVHAYNSDLKNWHPNNTTPFDDFLNVDI; this comes from the coding sequence GTGAAGAGAACCGTTGCTTTCGCGCTGGCCGGACTGCTGCTTGCCGGGTGCACGAAGACCGCCACACAGACCGGGACGGCGGCGTCCGGCGGCGGGACGAATTCCTACACGATCCCGCACACGCTGCGGATCGGCGACACGCAAGACTTCGACAACCTGAACCCGCACCTGTCGACCTCGCTGATCCTGGGCAACCTCAACCAGCTCACGATGGCGTACCTCGTGCGCTACGACGCGCACAACGAGCCGACCCCGGAGCTCGCGACCGAGGTGCCGACCGAAGAGAACGGCGGGATCAGCAAGGACGGGCTCACGATCACCTGGCACCTGCGAAAAGGGGTGAAGTGGTCGGACGGCGCGCCGTTCGACGCGGACGACGTCGTCTTCTCGACCAACGCGGTGAACAACCCGAAGAACAACGAGGTCGGGCGTGACGGCTGGGATCTGATCACCAAGATCGACGAGCCCGACAAGTACACCGTCGTTTACCACTTGAAGAAGAAGTACTCGGGGTATCTGCCCTCGTTCTTCGGCTCGGCCGGCGCGAACCCGTGCGTCATCCCGAAGCACATCCTCGGGAACCTGCCCGACATCAACCATGCGCCGTACAACAGCAAGCCGGTCGGGATCGGGCCGTTCCGCTACGTCGACTGGGTGCGCGGCGACCACATCACGCTCGAGGCGAACCCGTACTACTGGCGCGGCGTCCCGAAAATCAAGAAAGTCATCTACAGGGTCATCCCCGACCGCAACACGCTGGTCACGCAGCTGCAGACCGGCGAGCTCGACATGTGGACCTTCATCCCGGCGGCGTACGTCGACCGCGTGACGGCCCTTCCCCACGTCGCCCGCTACCGCGGCCCGAGCTATCTCTACACGCACATCGATTTCAACACCAGCCATCCGGCGCTCAAGGAGCAGGCGGTGCGCGCCGCGCTGCGGCTCGCGACCGACCGCAAGACGATCTTGGAGAAGGTCAGCCACGGCGTGGGAATTCTCCAAGAGAGCCTGATCACGCCGGCGAGCCCGCTCTACGAGCCGCTGCCGAGCGTGCCGTACGACGTTGCGCAGGCCAACAAGGTGCTCGACGACGCCGGCTGGGTGCGCGGCCCGGACGGGGTTCGGGCGAAGAACGGCGTGCGGCTCGACCTCGACGTCGCGACGATCGCGGGGAATCAGGACGTCGACGCGCGGATCGAGCAGCTGCGCAGCGACTGGCAGCAGATCGGCGTGAAGGTCACGCCGAAGCACTACAACTCGGCGCTCTTCTTCCAGGTGACCGGCGGGATCTTGTACGGCGGGAAGTGGGACGTCACCACGTTCGCGTGGCAGCTGACGCCGGACGGCGATCTCAACACGACGAACTCGTGCACCAACTTCCCGCCGAACGGGCAGAACGTCACCCGGCTGTGCGACCCGCGGCTCGAAAAGTGGCTGCAGCTCCAGAAGGTGACGTACAGCGAGGCGGCCCGCAAGCCGATCGTGACCAACGCGGTGAAGCAGATCATCGCCGACGTGCCCTACGAGGTGCTCTACGTGAGCGAAGACGTCCACGCCTACAACTCCGACTTGAAGAACTGGCACCCCAACAACACTACGCCGTTCGACGACTTCCTGAACGTCGACATCTGA
- a CDS encoding peptide ABC transporter substrate-binding protein: MLAVIACAALPLGSTAQATRHPYTIAHVLRYATGEDVVGLNPHLAQQVTLSFMSSNTMAWLVKFDRANRPVPELALAVPSKANGGISADGKTITYKLRRDAKWADGAAFTAADVKFSVGVVLNPANNEGTHVGFDQIARLDTPDPYTVVFRLKRPYSGFYVNFFSSGGGNPCVLPKHLLGNLKTINDAPYNALPVGIGPFKYASWKRADSVELVPDPLYFGRKPKLRRVIFKIIPDRNTVLTQLTTHEIDMWAFAPAAYYDRVHALPGVRTLRQPSYLFNHIDFELEHGALGDVVVRRALRLATDRATILAKIRHGVGILQETPFPPGHPMHVDVPRIPFDVAAANRLLDAAGWQRGADGIRAKNGRRLDFTFAIGTGLPDTDAILEQIRPAWAAIGARFDVKHYPSPLYFAPALAGGILYAGKYDVALYAWLPPPNGDLRNLYGCDRFPPVGQNALRWCDREADAALRRFILTYDEAQQRAASRTFQLALVRDAPTIVTDARQDVFAFNDDLRGFRPNQATPFDDLVEADI; this comes from the coding sequence ATGCTTGCGGTGATCGCGTGCGCCGCCCTCCCGCTGGGTTCGACCGCGCAGGCGACGCGGCACCCGTACACGATCGCGCACGTGCTGCGGTACGCGACCGGCGAGGACGTCGTCGGACTGAACCCGCACCTCGCGCAGCAGGTCACGCTCTCGTTCATGTCCTCGAACACGATGGCGTGGCTGGTCAAGTTCGACCGCGCGAACCGGCCGGTCCCGGAGCTCGCGCTCGCCGTGCCGTCGAAGGCGAACGGCGGCATCTCGGCCGACGGCAAGACGATCACGTACAAGCTGCGGCGCGACGCGAAGTGGGCCGACGGCGCTGCGTTCACCGCCGCGGACGTGAAGTTCTCGGTCGGCGTCGTCCTGAACCCGGCGAACAACGAGGGGACGCACGTGGGCTTCGACCAGATCGCACGGCTCGACACGCCCGATCCGTACACCGTCGTCTTTCGCCTGAAGCGCCCGTACAGCGGGTTCTACGTGAACTTCTTCAGCTCCGGCGGCGGGAACCCGTGCGTCCTCCCCAAGCACTTGCTCGGCAACCTCAAGACGATCAACGACGCGCCGTACAACGCGCTGCCGGTCGGGATCGGGCCGTTCAAGTACGCCTCGTGGAAGCGCGCGGACTCGGTGGAGCTCGTGCCGGACCCACTCTACTTCGGGCGCAAGCCGAAGCTGCGGCGGGTGATCTTCAAGATCATCCCCGACCGCAACACCGTGCTCACGCAGCTCACCACGCACGAGATCGACATGTGGGCGTTCGCGCCCGCGGCGTACTACGACCGCGTCCACGCGCTGCCGGGCGTGCGGACACTGCGCCAGCCCTCGTATCTCTTCAACCACATCGACTTCGAGCTCGAGCACGGCGCGCTCGGCGACGTGGTCGTGCGGCGCGCGCTGCGCTTGGCGACCGACCGCGCGACGATCCTGGCGAAGATCCGGCACGGCGTCGGGATCCTGCAAGAGACGCCGTTTCCGCCGGGGCACCCGATGCACGTCGACGTGCCGCGCATTCCGTTCGACGTCGCGGCGGCGAACCGGCTGCTCGACGCGGCGGGGTGGCAGCGCGGCGCGGACGGGATTCGCGCCAAGAACGGGCGGCGGTTGGACTTCACCTTCGCGATCGGGACCGGCTTGCCCGACACCGACGCGATCCTGGAGCAGATCCGGCCGGCGTGGGCGGCGATCGGCGCGCGCTTCGACGTGAAGCACTATCCCTCGCCGCTCTACTTCGCGCCGGCGCTCGCGGGCGGGATCCTGTACGCCGGTAAGTACGACGTGGCGCTGTACGCGTGGCTGCCGCCGCCGAACGGCGACCTGCGCAACCTGTACGGCTGCGACCGCTTTCCGCCGGTCGGGCAGAACGCGCTGCGCTGGTGCGACCGCGAGGCCGACGCCGCGCTGCGGCGCTTCATCCTCACCTACGACGAGGCGCAGCAGCGCGCCGCCTCGCGGACGTTTCAGCTCGCGCTCGTGCGCGACGCGCCGACGATCGTGACCGACGCGCGCCAGGACGTCTTCGCCTTCAACGACGACCTGCGCGGGTTCAGGCCGAACCAAGCCACGCCGTTCGACGATCTGGTCGAGGCGGACATCTGA